The proteins below are encoded in one region of Mesoplasma melaleucae:
- a CDS encoding tRNA (cytidine(34)-2'-O)-methyltransferase — protein MMERQVNIVLYEPEIAQNVAAIIRTSVATNAKLHIIEPLGFIFKKEELNRASAGTFDLVQYQLYDDWEDFCEKNPNIDLFCISRYGEKPHSDFDFNSYDKPVFVMFGKESSGIPKQIIKDNYTNTFRLPMSPQTRSINVANTVGIVTYEILRQWDYPTLSKTEVQKGKDYIMSERWKIIKK, from the coding sequence ATAATGGAAAGACAAGTTAATATAGTTTTATATGAACCAGAAATAGCGCAAAATGTTGCAGCTATTATTAGAACATCTGTTGCAACTAATGCTAAACTACATATTATTGAACCATTAGGTTTTATTTTCAAAAAAGAAGAATTAAATCGTGCAAGTGCAGGGACTTTTGATTTAGTACAATATCAGTTATATGATGATTGAGAAGATTTTTGTGAAAAGAATCCAAATATTGATTTATTTTGCATTTCAAGATATGGGGAAAAACCACATAGTGATTTTGATTTTAATAGCTATGACAAACCTGTATTTGTGATGTTTGGAAAAGAATCATCAGGAATTCCAAAACAAATTATTAAAGATAATTATACAAACACTTTTAGACTACCAATGTCACCACAAACAAGAAGCATAAATGTAGCAAACACTGTAGGAATAGTTACTTATGAAATCTTAAGACAATGAGATTACCCAACTTTAAGTAAGACAGAAGTGCAAAAGGGTAAAGACTACATTATGAGTGAAAGATGAAAAATAATAAAAAAATAG
- a CDS encoding nicotinate-nucleotide adenylyltransferase, producing MKNNKKIALFGGSFDPVHTDHFNMAKTCHDKLGFEEVWIIPTFLNPFKSSTKTSNEERLNLLNLIFENEPYIKIDKFEMNNNRVTTTYETVSHFKELYSDIDFSFVIGSDNLNRLEEWNNFDELIKMIHFIVFERSNEYKKEVATKYHIPIYQFENNFLSSTKLRELKELNLLTPKVNDYINYHLLYLDIRVKPFMDKKRYEHCLNVGEMAAELAKNNGIDPQRAKVAGTLHDITKRWDNEKQIAYLRKYDKTLLIEPKPVWHSYTGAFHLKHDWLIKDEEIINAVYNHTVGCENMTKLDMIIFCADKISKERNYENVEYYRAECFNNLKTGFKKLLINQYEVAIKTHGIDAIGKKLLRTYDYYIKGDK from the coding sequence ATGAAAAATAATAAAAAAATAGCGCTTTTTGGAGGGAGTTTTGATCCTGTTCATACAGACCATTTTAATATGGCAAAAACTTGTCATGATAAATTAGGTTTTGAAGAAGTATGAATTATTCCTACATTTCTAAATCCCTTTAAATCATCAACCAAAACATCAAATGAAGAAAGATTAAATTTATTAAATTTAATTTTTGAAAATGAACCATATATTAAAATCGATAAGTTTGAAATGAATAATAATCGTGTTACAACAACTTATGAAACTGTTTCTCATTTTAAAGAATTATATTCTGATATTGATTTCTCGTTTGTAATTGGATCAGACAATTTAAATAGATTAGAAGAATGAAATAATTTTGATGAATTAATAAAAATGATTCACTTCATTGTTTTTGAACGTAGTAATGAATATAAAAAAGAAGTTGCCACTAAATATCATATTCCAATTTATCAATTTGAAAATAATTTCTTGAGCTCAACAAAATTAAGAGAATTAAAAGAATTAAATTTATTAACTCCAAAAGTTAATGACTATATTAATTATCATTTATTGTATTTAGATATTCGTGTAAAACCTTTCATGGACAAAAAAAGATATGAACATTGCTTAAATGTTGGAGAAATGGCTGCTGAGTTAGCTAAAAACAATGGAATTGACCCACAAAGAGCAAAAGTAGCAGGAACATTGCATGATATTACAAAAAGATGGGATAATGAAAAACAAATTGCATACCTAAGAAAATATGATAAAACCTTATTAATTGAACCAAAACCAGTGTGGCATTCTTACACAGGAGCGTTTCATTTAAAACATGATTGACTTATTAAAGACGAAGAAATTATTAACGCAGTTTATAATCATACAGTTGGGTGCGAAAATATGACTAAGCTAGACATGATTATATTTTGTGCTGACAAAATTAGCAAAGAACGTAATTATGAAAATGTTGAATACTATCGAGCAGAATGTTTTAACAATTTAAAAACAGGATTTAAAAAGCTATTGATTAATCAATATGAAGTTGCAATCAAAACACATGG
- a CDS encoding non-canonical purine NTP pyrophosphatase, translated as MNKKELWIATSNEGKIKEFQSLLPDYEIKSVKDLLDYVEPEEDGETLLENAKIKAETLSKYIDGWAIGDDTGYFFDALDGFPGVYSRRWAYPVTDFKEICKMILDKTKNLDDKNMNMQTAIVITNYNKGESYEALGITKGVMGDELKFANHTFGYDYIFKPEQYNVYCAELTEEEKVNCSARAYALNEIKAIIEKEIK; from the coding sequence ATGAATAAAAAAGAATTATGAATAGCTACAAGTAATGAAGGCAAAATAAAAGAATTTCAATCATTATTACCTGATTATGAAATTAAAAGTGTGAAAGATTTGCTTGATTATGTAGAACCTGAAGAAGACGGAGAAACTTTATTAGAAAATGCAAAAATCAAAGCTGAAACGCTTTCAAAATATATTGATGGTTGAGCAATTGGTGATGATACTGGTTATTTTTTTGACGCTTTAGATGGTTTTCCTGGTGTTTATTCAAGAAGATGAGCATATCCTGTGACTGACTTTAAAGAAATATGTAAAATGATATTGGATAAGACAAAAAACTTAGACGATAAAAACATGAATATGCAAACAGCGATTGTAATTACAAACTACAATAAAGGTGAAAGTTATGAAGCATTAGGAATAACAAAAGGTGTTATGGGAGATGAATTAAAATTCGCTAATCATACATTTGGTTATGACTACATTTTTAAACCTGAACAATACAATGTTTATTGTGCAGAATTAACAGAAGAAGAAAAAGTTAACTGTTCTGCTAGAGCTTATGCATTAAATGAAATTAAAGCAATAATTGAAAAGGAAATTAAATAA
- a CDS encoding dihydrofolate reductase → MIKMIWAQTSDSVIGKDNALPWSIKEEMQHFRSTTLNQNVLMGGKTFESMNYKGLPNRVNYVLTRDPNKYNAYASENLIFVTDKKSIIGQFKNNQNKDIYIIGGSQVYDLFFDDCDEIIRTIIKGQFEGNVYIKNFNYNNFDKINIVEKEHFYVEYMSRRK, encoded by the coding sequence ATGATTAAAATGATATGAGCACAAACAAGTGATTCTGTAATTGGGAAAGATAATGCACTACCTTGATCAATTAAAGAAGAAATGCAACATTTTAGATCAACAACCCTTAATCAAAATGTTTTAATGGGAGGAAAAACATTTGAGTCAATGAATTACAAAGGATTACCAAATCGTGTTAATTATGTTTTGACAAGAGACCCAAATAAATACAATGCATATGCTTCTGAAAATTTAATTTTTGTAACTGATAAAAAAAGTATTATTGGTCAATTTAAAAATAATCAAAATAAAGATATTTATATCATTGGTGGTAGTCAAGTTTATGATTTATTTTTTGATGATTGTGATGAAATTATAAGAACCATCATAAAGGGACAATTTGAAGGAAATGTCTATATCAAAAACTTTAATTATAATAATTTTGATAAAATAAATATAGTGGAAAAAGAACACTTTTATGTAGAATACATGAGTAGGAGAAAATAA
- a CDS encoding deoxycytidylate deaminase has translation MKRTNFLSWDQFFMTVAKVCAMRSKDPSTQVGAILVNNLKQIISTGYNGFPRGVDDDKFPWTRDGEWIDTKYPYVAHAELNAIVSARTNLTNCDVYVTLFPCNECTKIIIQAGISKVYYLEDKYSDSKEVQASKRMLEAAKIEYKQINDFNVNITID, from the coding sequence ATGAAAAGAACAAATTTTTTAAGTTGAGACCAATTTTTTATGACTGTTGCAAAAGTTTGTGCAATGAGAAGTAAAGATCCTTCAACTCAAGTTGGAGCAATTCTTGTAAATAATTTAAAACAAATTATTTCAACTGGTTATAATGGTTTTCCAAGAGGTGTTGATGATGATAAATTCCCATGAACAAGAGATGGTGAATGAATTGACACTAAATATCCATATGTAGCACATGCTGAGTTAAACGCTATTGTAAGTGCTAGAACAAACTTAACTAATTGTGATGTATACGTAACATTATTCCCATGCAATGAATGTACTAAAATTATTATTCAAGCAGGAATTAGTAAAGTTTATTATTTAGAAGACAAATATAGTGATTCTAAAGAAGTTCAAGCTTCAAAAAGAATGCTTGAAGCAGCAAAAATAGAATATAAACAAATTAATGATTTTAATGTAAATATTACAATAGATTAA
- the rpmG gene encoding 50S ribosomal protein L33, producing MREKYILRCNECKNENYIGKNDKKKEKIEVKKFCSNCNKHELHKQKK from the coding sequence ATGCGTGAAAAATATATTCTACGTTGTAATGAATGTAAAAATGAAAATTACATAGGTAAAAATGATAAGAAAAAAGAAAAAATAGAAGTTAAAAAATTCTGCAGCAATTGTAACAAACACGAATTACATAAACAAAAAAAATAG
- a CDS encoding aminopeptidase P family protein gives MKKQEIINQLLDASSAEAILFYSPENRYWFSRFKSSLGYLLITKTKSYLLVDGRYITAARNSKNIPAEIKIRELSSNLFTQMNEILKEHGVKRLGFESDWVHYAEFERYTKIFKDQTLVPINCSEIRIVKDEWEIEQLQKACDITNEVFEAILKYVKPGMTEKELQRFIDNEFLVKGAEKISFDTIIASGVNGSMPHAVPTDKKIELGDLVTIDMGCYYNGYCSDQTRTIAIGEIDPKLEDIYNAVYEAQSLGISLVSEGVNAGDIHKQVYDFIEKRGYGGYFTHGLGHGYGVEIHEEPYASATGKTILKANMTLTIEPGIYIPGLGGVRIEDDVLVLKDGYRMLTSAKRELVKLKF, from the coding sequence ATGAAAAAACAAGAAATAATAAATCAATTATTAGACGCTAGCTCAGCTGAAGCAATTTTATTTTATTCACCTGAAAATAGATACTGATTTTCTAGATTTAAATCATCATTAGGATATTTATTAATTACTAAAACAAAAAGCTATTTATTAGTTGATGGAAGATATATAACAGCTGCTAGAAATTCTAAAAATATTCCAGCAGAAATTAAAATAAGAGAATTATCAAGTAACCTTTTTACTCAAATGAATGAAATTCTTAAAGAACACGGTGTAAAGAGATTAGGATTTGAATCTGATTGAGTTCACTATGCTGAATTTGAAAGATATACAAAAATCTTTAAAGATCAAACTTTAGTGCCAATTAATTGTTCAGAAATTAGAATTGTTAAAGATGAATGAGAAATTGAACAATTACAAAAAGCTTGTGATATTACAAACGAAGTATTTGAAGCAATTTTAAAATATGTTAAACCAGGTATGACTGAAAAAGAATTACAAAGATTTATTGATAATGAATTTTTAGTAAAAGGTGCTGAAAAAATTTCTTTTGATACTATTATTGCGTCAGGAGTTAATGGAAGTATGCCACATGCTGTTCCAACTGATAAAAAAATCGAACTTGGTGATTTAGTAACTATTGATATGGGTTGTTATTACAATGGATATTGTTCAGATCAAACAAGAACAATTGCAATTGGTGAGATTGATCCAAAATTAGAAGATATTTACAATGCAGTTTATGAAGCTCAATCATTAGGAATAAGCTTAGTATCTGAAGGTGTAAATGCTGGAGATATTCATAAACAAGTTTATGATTTTATTGAAAAAAGAGGATATGGAGGATACTTTACACATGGTTTAGGTCATGGTTATGGAGTTGAAATCCACGAAGAACCTTACGCATCTGCAACAGGTAAAACAATTTTAAAAGCAAATATGACTTTAACAATTGAGCCAGGAATTTATATTCCAGGTTTAGGTGGAGTTAGAATCGAAGATGATGTACTTGTTTTAAAAGATGGATACAGAATGTTAACATCAGCTAAAAGAGAATTAGTTAAACTAAAATTTTAA
- a CDS encoding signal peptidase II, with product MNINLTENIIFLLKHYDYKWKFKLIIAAPIMTVLILLDWIVKWIVVATMQQGESKNFIKGFLNLRYVINLGSAYGNNDSGDKLAQTIVLATLFVVALMIVFVFLNDKKWIITCSVLLAGGFANLLARSWAPANIDGIHGGVVDMFMWDFNFLGSGNYIFNLADMLVNIGIGIGAICLIIEIVNMFRPNKEKAEEEVKNEIQS from the coding sequence ATGAATATCAATTTAACAGAAAATATTATTTTTCTTTTGAAACATTATGATTATAAATGAAAATTTAAATTAATAATTGCTGCTCCGATAATGACAGTATTAATTTTATTAGATTGAATTGTTAAATGAATTGTTGTTGCAACAATGCAACAAGGTGAAAGTAAAAATTTTATTAAAGGATTTTTAAATCTTCGTTATGTGATTAACTTAGGATCAGCTTATGGAAATAATGATTCTGGTGATAAACTTGCGCAAACTATAGTTTTAGCAACACTATTTGTAGTAGCTTTAATGATTGTATTTGTATTTCTAAATGATAAAAAATGAATTATTACTTGTTCAGTTCTATTAGCCGGAGGATTTGCTAATTTACTAGCAAGATCATGAGCACCAGCGAATATTGATGGAATTCATGGTGGAGTTGTTGATATGTTTATGTGAGATTTTAATTTCTTAGGATCTGGCAATTACATATTTAATTTAGCTGATATGTTAGTTAATATAGGAATCGGAATTGGAGCAATTTGTTTAATAATTGAAATTGTTAATATGTTTAGACCGAATAAAGAAAAAGCAGAAGAAGAGGTAAAAAATGAAATTCAAAGCTAA
- a CDS encoding holo-ACP synthase has product MLEKIGIDIVENKRINLTEHFLNKVLTNNELEKYNQLNSKQAKIEFVAGRWAVKEAIIKTLSINEKIPMSSLDIGYNDQTPIILNKELKNILISISHEKKYAVGMAVKQND; this is encoded by the coding sequence ATGTTAGAAAAAATTGGAATTGATATTGTTGAAAATAAACGCATTAATTTAACAGAACATTTTTTAAATAAAGTTTTAACAAATAATGAATTAGAAAAATATAACCAGCTTAACTCTAAACAAGCAAAAATAGAATTTGTTGCAGGTCGATGAGCAGTTAAAGAAGCAATTATTAAAACTTTATCAATTAATGAAAAAATTCCAATGAGTAGTTTAGATATTGGTTATAATGATCAAACACCAATTATTTTAAATAAAGAACTTAAAAATATTTTGATTTCAATTTCACATGAAAAGAAATATGCAGTTGGAATGGCGGTAAAACAAAATGATTAA
- a CDS encoding methylated-DNA--[protein]-cysteine S-methyltransferase, translating to MLKIPYDKIISYKQLAKNLGNENAFRAVANANGKNLISVVVPCHRVISYNWKIGGYSGGIDRKKLPKNDY from the coding sequence TTATTAAAAATTCCTTATGATAAAATCATTTCTTATAAACAATTAGCAAAGAATTTAGGAAATGAAAATGCTTTTAGAGCAGTTGCAAATGCAAATGGTAAAAATTTGATTTCAGTTGTTGTTCCATGCCATAGAGTTATAAGTTATAATTGAAAAATTGGTGGTTATAGTGGTGGAATAGATCGCAAAAAATTACCAAAAAATGACTATTAA
- a CDS encoding RluA family pseudouridine synthase, whose protein sequence is MKFKANVEKVRLDKYLVDALAESTEYSRSFIQNLIKNGHVTVNGNIETKQNFNLQGEIEIEVTIPEVKPSTINAEKIDLDIIYEDDDILVVNKANNMVVHPGAGNTEGTMVNALLGRDEKFLSSIGGVERPGIVHRIDKQTTGLLIVAKNDKAHQVLTEMLKNHEIYKEYVALVWGEIKEEKGIIDAPIGRHQNDRKKMMVASKNSKYAVTNFDVIKRLDQTTLVKCAIETGRTHQIRVHFNFIKHPIVNDPAYGKLAEKPTDFGQMLHAYKLEFWHPITKEMVKLKAELPKEFKDKIIEEGGVENDWKTI, encoded by the coding sequence ATGAAATTCAAAGCTAATGTTGAAAAAGTAAGATTAGATAAATACTTAGTAGACGCATTAGCTGAATCTACTGAATATTCAAGAAGCTTTATTCAAAACTTAATCAAAAATGGACATGTAACAGTTAATGGAAACATTGAAACAAAACAAAATTTTAATTTACAAGGCGAAATTGAAATTGAAGTAACAATACCAGAAGTTAAACCTTCAACAATTAATGCTGAAAAAATTGATTTAGATATTATTTATGAAGATGATGATATCTTAGTTGTTAATAAAGCTAATAATATGGTTGTTCACCCAGGTGCTGGAAATACTGAAGGCACAATGGTTAATGCTTTATTAGGAAGAGATGAAAAATTCTTAAGTAGTATTGGTGGGGTTGAAAGACCTGGAATAGTTCATAGAATTGACAAACAAACAACTGGTTTGTTAATTGTTGCAAAAAATGATAAAGCTCATCAAGTTCTAACTGAAATGCTAAAGAATCATGAAATATATAAAGAATATGTTGCTTTAGTATGAGGAGAAATTAAAGAAGAAAAAGGGATTATTGATGCCCCAATTGGTAGACATCAAAATGATCGTAAAAAGATGATGGTAGCATCAAAAAATTCTAAATATGCAGTAACAAATTTTGATGTAATTAAACGTTTAGACCAAACAACACTGGTTAAATGTGCAATTGAAACAGGAAGAACACATCAAATTAGAGTACACTTTAATTTTATTAAGCATCCAATTGTAAATGACCCTGCTTATGGTAAGTTAGCTGAAAAACCAACTGATTTTGGACAAATGCTACATGCATATAAATTAGAATTTTGACACCCTATCACAAAAGAAATGGTAAAATTAAAAGCAGAATTACCAAAAGAATTTAAAGACAAGATTATTGAAGAAGGTGGTGTTGAAAATGACTGAAAAACAATTTAA
- a CDS encoding phosphotransferase — translation MKALSGLSNKITIKQNDLIKETYIYVDKYLDRANEIKVYEQLNQMNLDFLIVPFNWEFIDNKMMSKTKYYEGAITLHETHICVNKMKAIIKLISKIHNLELVDIKAFDPKGFLDFFIQNTKKCLFDLSEFKPKVESIIKSYWDDKTKPVFSHNDLVKGNFINYKKGWKVIDFEYGMYNHYLFDYASFISESLNKKRWNVFINMLNLTSKELSKLHDLIYYQNYLWIYWASYMFEQTSEQIFVEITKEKIANLTN, via the coding sequence ATGAAAGCACTTAGCGGATTAAGTAATAAAATAACAATTAAACAAAATGATTTAATAAAAGAAACGTATATATATGTTGATAAATACCTTGATAGAGCGAATGAAATTAAGGTTTATGAGCAGTTAAATCAAATGAATCTTGATTTTTTAATTGTTCCTTTTAATTGAGAATTTATAGATAATAAAATGATGTCTAAAACTAAATATTATGAAGGCGCAATTACACTTCATGAGACTCATATTTGTGTTAATAAAATGAAAGCAATTATTAAACTAATAAGTAAAATACATAATTTAGAATTAGTTGATATTAAAGCTTTTGATCCTAAAGGATTTTTAGATTTTTTTATTCAAAATACAAAAAAATGTTTATTTGATTTATCAGAATTTAAACCTAAAGTAGAATCAATAATTAAAAGCTATTGAGATGATAAAACTAAGCCTGTTTTTTCACATAATGATTTAGTTAAAGGTAACTTTATTAATTATAAAAAAGGTTGAAAAGTAATCGATTTCGAATATGGTATGTATAATCATTATTTGTTCGATTATGCTAGTTTTATTAGTGAATCATTAAATAAAAAAAGATGAAATGTCTTTATTAATATGCTTAATTTAACATCAAAAGAATTAAGTAAATTACACGATTTAATTTATTATCAAAATTATCTTTGAATTTACTGAGCAAGTTATATGTTTGAACAAACAAGTGAACAAATTTTTGTTGAAATTACTAAAGAAAAAATTGCAAATTTAACAAACTAA
- a CDS encoding lysophospholipid acyltransferase family protein: MAKEKEIKQSKAKTIETKSKKTAAKPKKTETKKVEKKVVKTKKIEAEVKPVVETEVSTDKSKKRKLKLSFWKMTYMWLPMWSMMRKAKKISKKNIKSPGYYSEEYCYNFVKKVANRILYVSNITVKCEGIENWLDRGVILVPNHQSSFDPVALITLNNFYLQQPLAFIAKQELWEHKKFGRFVRLIDCVPLDRNNPRSALEAFKEGKQLVVDFKRSLAIFPEGTRSHSQEIGEFHSAALKVAQMANAPVIPVTIINSYQVFSKDRPKHIEIKVVFGKPIMPLKHISLKTEDLTKNTKKVIVENMKKWVDKEILLDHKIINKINLKNREDFKKGDKKKVEKNKEKKKIKDLFKVVG, encoded by the coding sequence ATGGCTAAAGAAAAAGAAATTAAGCAATCTAAAGCTAAGACAATAGAAACTAAATCTAAAAAGACAGCAGCTAAACCAAAAAAAACTGAAACAAAAAAAGTTGAAAAAAAAGTTGTTAAAACTAAAAAAATAGAAGCAGAAGTAAAACCTGTAGTTGAAACAGAAGTTTCAACTGATAAAAGCAAAAAACGTAAATTAAAATTAAGTTTTTGAAAAATGACATACATGTGATTACCAATGTGAAGCATGATGCGTAAAGCAAAAAAAATTAGCAAGAAAAATATTAAAAGTCCTGGTTATTACTCTGAAGAGTACTGCTACAATTTTGTTAAAAAAGTAGCTAACAGAATTTTATATGTTTCTAACATTACAGTTAAATGTGAAGGAATTGAAAACTGATTAGATCGTGGTGTTATTTTAGTACCTAACCACCAATCAAGTTTTGATCCAGTTGCACTTATTACATTAAATAACTTTTACTTACAACAACCATTAGCATTTATTGCTAAACAAGAGTTATGAGAACATAAAAAGTTTGGTAGATTTGTACGTTTAATCGATTGTGTTCCATTAGATAGAAACAATCCTAGAAGTGCTTTAGAAGCATTTAAAGAAGGAAAACAATTAGTAGTTGACTTTAAACGTTCATTAGCAATATTCCCTGAAGGAACTAGAAGTCATTCACAAGAAATAGGTGAATTCCACTCAGCAGCACTTAAAGTAGCTCAAATGGCTAATGCTCCTGTTATTCCTGTAACAATTATTAATTCATACCAAGTATTTAGTAAAGATCGTCCAAAACACATTGAAATTAAAGTAGTATTTGGAAAACCAATTATGCCATTAAAACACATTTCCTTGAAAACAGAAGATTTAACTAAAAATACTAAAAAAGTAATTGTTGAAAATATGAAAAAATGAGTAGATAAAGAAATTCTATTAGATCACAAAATCATCAATAAAATTAACTTAAAAAACAGAGAAGATTTCAAAAAAGGTGACAAGAAAAAAGTCGAAAAAAATAAGGAAAAGAAAAAAATTAAAGACTTATTTAAAGTTGTTGGTTAA